From Procambarus clarkii isolate CNS0578487 chromosome 65, FALCON_Pclarkii_2.0, whole genome shotgun sequence, one genomic window encodes:
- the LOC138355065 gene encoding uncharacterized protein has protein sequence MVNDSTVVNGSTMVNGSNMVNGSTMVNSSTMVNGTARVNGSTIVKGSTMVNGSTMVNGSTMVNGSTIVTGSTMVNGSPMVNGSTMVNGSTMVNGSTMVNGSTMVNGSTMVNGSTMVNGSTMMNGSTMVNGSTMVNGSTMVNGSTMVNGSTIVNGSTMVNGSTTVNGSTMVNGSTMVNGSTMVNGSTMVNGSTMVNGSTMVNGSTMVNGSTMVNGSTTRVNGSTMVNGSTMVNGSTMVNGSTMVNGSTMMNGSTMVNGSTMVNGSTMVNGSTMVNGSSMVNGSTMVNGSTMVNGSTMVNGSTTRVNGSTMVNGSTMVNGSTTRVNGSTMVNGSTMVNGSTSRVNGSTMVNGSIMVNGSTMVNGSTNRVKGSTMVNGRTTRVNGSTMVNGSAMVNGSTMVNGSTMANGSTTRVSGSTTRVNGSTTRVNGSTMVNGSIMVNGSTMVNGSTTRVNGSTMVNGSTTRVNGSTMVNGSTMVNGSTMVNGSTTRVNGSTMVNGSTTRVNGSNMVNGSTMVNSTTRVNGSTTRVNGSTMVNGSTTRVNGSTMVNGSTMVNSSTMVNGSTTRVNGSTTRVNGSTTRVNGSTTRVNGSTMVNGSTTRVNGSTTRVNGNTMVNGSTMVNGSTTRVNGSTTRVNGSTTRHHQGERQHH, from the exons ATGGTGAACGACAGCACCGTTGTGAACGGCAGCACCATGGTGAACGGCAGCAACATGGTGAACGGCAGCACCATGGTGAACAGCAGTACCATGGTGAATGGCACCGCAAGGGTGAACGGCAGCACCATAGTGAAGGGCAGCACCATGGTGAACGGCAGCACCATGGTGAACGGCAGCACTATGGTGAACGGAAGCACCATTGTGACCGGCAGCACTATGGTGAACGGCAGCCCCATGGTGAACGGCAGCACCATGGTGAACGGCAGCACTATGGTGAACGGAAGCACCATGGTGAACGGCAGCACTATGGTGAACGGCAGCACTATGGTGAACGGCAGCACCATGGTGAACGGCAGCACTATGATGAACGGAAGCACCATGGTGAACGGCAGCACTATGGTGAACGGCAGCACCATGGTGAACGGCAGCACCATGGTGAACGGCAGCACTATAGTGAACGGAAGCACCATGGTGAACGGCAGCACTACGGTGAACGGAAGCACCATGGTGAACGGCAGCACTATGGTGAACGGCAGCACCATGGTGAACGGAAGCACCATGGTGAACGGCAGCACTATGGTGAACGGCAGCACTATGGTGAACGGCAGCACCATGGTGAACGGCAGCACTATGGTGAACGGCAGCACCACAAGGGTGAACGGCAGCACCATGGTGAACGGCAGCACTATGGTGAACGGCAGCACTATGGTGAACGGCAGCACCATGGTGAACGGCAGCACTATGATGAACGGAAGCACCATGGTGAACGGCAGCACTATGGTGAACGGAAGCACCATGGTGAACGGCAGCACTATGGTGAACGGCAGCAGTATGGTGAACGGAAGCACCATGGTGAACGGCAGCACTATGGTGAACGGCAGCACTATGGTGAACGGCAGCACCACAAGGGTGAACGGCAGCACCATGGTGAACGGCAGCACCATGGTGAACGGCAGCACCACTAGGGTGAACGGCAGCACCATGGTGAACGGCAGCACCATGGTGAACGGCAGCACCAGTAGGGTGAACGGCAGCACTATGGTGAACGGCAGCATCATGGTGAACGGCAGCACCATGGTGAACGGCAGCACCAATAGGGTGAAAGGCAGCACCATGGTGAACGGCAGGACCACTAGGGTGAACGGCAGCACTATGGTGAACGGCAGCGCTATGGTGAACGGCAGCACTATGGTGAACGGCAGCACTATGGCGAACGGCAGCACCACTAGGGTGAGCGGCAGCACCACTAGGGTGAACGGCAGCACCACTAGGGTGAACGGCAGCACTATGGTGAACGGCAGCATCATGGTGAACGGCAGCACCATGGTGAACGGCAGCACCACTAGGGTGAACGGCAGCACCATGGTGAACGGCAGCACCACTAGGGTGAACGGCAGCACTATGGTGAACGGCAGCACCATGGTGAACGGCAGCACTATGGTGAACGGCAGCACCACTAGGGTGAACGGCAGCACCATGGTGAACGGCAGCACCACTAGGGTGAACGGCAGCAACATGGTGAACGGCAGCACCATGGTGAAcagcaccaccagggtgaacGGCAGCACCACTAGGGTGAACGGCAGCACCATGGTGAACGGCAGCACTACTAGGGTGAACGGCAGCACCATGGTGAACGGCAGCACCATGGTGAACAGCAGCACCATGGTGAAcggcagcaccaccagggtgaacggcagcaccaccagggtgaacggcagcaccaccagggtgaacggcagcaccaccagggtgaacggcagcaccatggtgaacggcagcaccactagggtgaacggcagcaccaccagggtgaacGGCAACACCATGGTGAACGGCAGCACCATGGTGAAcggcagcaccaccagggtgaacggcagcaccaccagggtgaacggcagcaccactagg caccaccagggtgaacGGCAGCACCACTAG
- the LOC138355066 gene encoding uncharacterized protein: MVNGSTMVNGCTMVNGSTMVNGCTMVNGSSIVNGSTMVNGSSIVNGSTMVNGSTIVNGSTTRVNGSTMVNGSTTRVNGSTMVNCCTTRVNGSTMVNGSTTRVNGSTTRVNGSNMVNGSTMVNGSTMVNGSNMVNCSTMANGSTMVNGSTRVNGSTIVNGSTMVNGSSIVNGSTRVNGSTRVNGSTIVNGSTMVNGSTMVNGSNRRW, translated from the coding sequence ATGGTGAACGGCAGCACCATGGTGAACGGCTGCACCATGGTGAACGGCAGCACCATGGTGAACGGCTGCACCATGGTGAACGGCAGCTCCATAGTGAACGGCAGCACCATGGTGAACGGCAGCTCCATAGTGAACGGCAGCACCATGGTGAACGGCAGCACCATAGTGAACGGCAGCACCACTAGGGTGAACGGCAGCACCATGGTGAACGGCAGCACCACTAGGGTGAACGGCAGCACTATGGTGAACTGCTGCACCACTAGGGTGAACGGCAGCACTATGGTGAACGGCAGCACCACTAGGGTGAACGGCAGCACCACTAGGGTGAACGGCAGCAACATGGTGAACGGCAGCACCATGGTGAACGGCAGCACCATGGTGAACGGCAGCAACATGGTGAACTGCAGCACCATGGCGAACGGCAGCACCATGGTGAACGGCAGCACCAGGGTGAACGGCAGCACCATAGTGAACGGCAGCACCATGGTGAACGGCAGCTCCATAGTGAACGGCAGCACCAGGGTGAACGGCAGCACCAGGGTGAACGGCAGCACCATAGTGAACGGCAGCACCATGGTGAACGGCAGCACCATGGTGAACGGCAGCaacagaaggtggtga